The Terriglobus roseus region GAGCGTAACTGCAGAATGTCGCGCCACTGCCACGCCAACACTGCTTGCAATGCGTTGTAGCTGGAGAGGCCGTTGGTCTCCTTATAGCGAATGGCGGTGAAGTTCGGATTGCGTACCGGAGTGCCAACAGGGAAGAACTTGCGCCCATTTACGTAGGTCGGCAGCGACTGGTTCTCATCCACAATGCGTTGATCGTGCACGCCGCGATTGGCGTCGTAAGCCAGCGTGAATGAAATTCCACGATGCAGTTGTTGCTGCATGCTCAGATTCCACTGCATCACGTAAGGCGCTGCAGGGTTGTACTGCACCACGTCGATGCGCCCCAGCTTGAGGTTGGACGCCGTGATGTTCGCATGCGGAAACGTGGGTGGCGACACCGTGCCTACCGTGAAGAATGGAGGCTGACGGCTGCCCGCGTTCAGATAGAAATCTGTCCACAACGGATCAAAGTACACGCCGAACGCACCACGAATGCTGGTGTTCTTCTCTCCCGGCACGTAAGCAAAACCAACACGCGGCGCGAAGTTCAACTTCGACGGATCGGTGTACATGGGGCCGATGGTGTCTGCCGTATCGTGCAGCACATCGCGCACCGTGGCCTGCAAGCCATTCTCTTCCTGCGGCACGCTGGTGTGTTCATAACGGATGCCGCCGGTCAGCGTAAGTGCATCGTTTGCACGCCACGTATCGCTTATGTACGCCGCATCCATGTGCTGCCGCCAGTTGCGTTGCGGATTCGAATTCGGCAAAGCCACTTCAACGCTGGAAGCCGTTCCCGCCATGAAATTCGCAACAGACGTGAACTGATAGAAGCCGTTCTGGCTCTGCGCCGCTTCCTGCGGGAAGATGATCTGCTGCTCATCGACACCAAACGACAGCGTATGGCGGCCAATCGTCCACGTCAGATCGTCCGCACCCTGAAACAGGTTCAGTTGGTTCACATTCGGACCAAAGCGCATGGGGCCAATCATCGCCAGGCCGGTCACACTGATGGAACCAAAAGGCCTTCCCGGCACGAAGGACAACGAATCAGGAATGTCCTTAATCAGCGTGTATTCCAGCGTGTAGTACGACCGGTTGTAAGCAACACGCGCTTCGTTCACCAGGTGGTCATTGAAGCTGTGCGTCGTCTGGGCCGTCAGGTACTGCGTGCGCGAACGATTATGCGCCTGCGAAATCTGCAGCGAATCCGGCGTGTACGCATTAGCGTTATCGAACTGATAACGCGCAAACCAGCTTGTCCGTTCCGAGTGCTGATGGTCGTACCGCAGCACGAAAAAATCTTCCGTGGTCTTATTCGTGTTCGTGGTCTTGAAATACCCCGTGCCATCGTTGAACAGAGTGCTATTAGGCGAAGGGATGATCGTAAGGAACGGCTGAACACTGGCCACAGCAGTCGCACGCGCCGTCGCATTCGGCACCAGCGCGCTTGTGGTTACGCCAAGGCTCTGCCGCAGACCCTCATAGTTGCCAAAATAAAAATCACGCTTTGAGATCGGACCGCCCAGCGATCCACCAAACTGATTGCGACTGAAAGCCGGGATAGGCAACGAAGCCGAGTCAAAATAATTCTTCGCATCCATCGCAGAGTTACGAGCAAATTCAAACGCACTGCCATGAAGCTGCGACGTTCCACTGCGAGTAATCTCGTCAATCACGCCGCCGCCGGTGCGCCCAAACTCCGCGCCATAGCCACTCACCAGCACGCGGAACTGCCCCACCGAATCCACACCCAGGATCGTGCCGCTCGCTCCGCCCGGCGTGTTGTTGTACGCGTCGTTTACATCGGTGCCATCCAGTAGGAACGCCACCTGGTTGGTGCGACGCCCAGAAATGCTGATCTGCTTACCCAACCCCTGCGAATCCGGATTCAATCGCCGAGACATCACCACGCCCGGCGACAGATACGCAAGCTGCGTAACATCGCGACCATTCAGCGGCAGTTCACGAATCGCACGCGGCCCAGTCACCGTCGACAGCGACGCATCCTCGCGCTCAATCTCGGTCTCAGGCGCAGCCTGCACCTGCACGCTGGCAGAAGCTTCCACACGCAGCGCAGCATCCAGCGCGGCATGCTGACCCACGGTCAACGTCAGCTTCTGTTCCGTCGGCGCAAAGCCCGCGGACGTAATCTGCACCACATAATCGCCCGGTGCAATCTGCGGAATCACATAAACGCCGGTGCTATTGCTATCCACCGTACGCACCGTGCCGCGATTGGCATCGGTCAGCGTCACATGCGCTCCGGGAACAACAGCCCCCGACTGGTCATGAACAATGCCAGACAGCGAAGCATTCGCGCCCTGAGCCATGGCAACGCCGGGCAGCAGAACGCAGGCAAGCGCCATCGCAGGCGCGCTCAAGCCACGCGCACGGGCGGGCAGAAATCTCTCATTGCTAAACAAGCGCATGGTATGCCGATTGGACGGTAGTGGAGCCCGAAAGGACTCGCGCAATTATGCTACGGATTCCGACGGTGAATTGTCACGGCATTCGCCTGGTCAATGGACGTCAGCAACAAAGACGAGACATTCACGTGCGCAGGCCGCGTAACCGCCCACACAATCGCATCCGCCACGTCGTCCGGCGACAGCGGCGTGGTGTTGGCATACACTTTGGCCGCACGCTCTTTATCGCCGCCAAAGCGAACTTCGCTGAATCGCGTCTCCACCATGCCGGGGTCAACGCTGGTCACGCGCACCGCAGTCCCCATCAGGTCAATGCGGATGCCCTCTGACAAAATCTTCTCTGCCGCCTTGGTCGCGCAATACACGCTGCCACCGGCGTAAGCGGTCCATCCAGCCGTCGAGCCAAGATTCACCACATGGCCACGATTACGCGCCACCATACCCGGCAGAATCGCACGCGTCACATACAGCAAGCCCTTGGTGTTGGTGTCGATCATCTCTTCCCAGTTGTCGATGTCGTCCAGATAAAACTTGTCCATGCCACGAGCCAGCCCAGCGTTATTCACCAGGATGTCCACCGCACGCCATTCCTCGGGAAGATTTGCAATCGCATCGGCAACAGCAGCACGATCCCGCACATCCAGCGCAAACGTATGCACCGTAGACGCACCGGCCTGCAAAAGCTCGTCACGCATCGCGTCCAACGCATCCGTGGAGCGCGAACACAGCAACAGCTTTGCGCCTTCTTTTGCCAATGCCAGTGCTGTTGATTTCCCAATGCCCGCGCTGGCGCCCGTAACAAATGCAATGCGATCGCGAATGCTGATTCCCATAGGTATCAGTAGACCAGACCGCTCCGGCATATGTCATTGCGCGCAAAAGAAAAAGGCTGCGCTTTCACGCAGCCCTTTCCTTCCTCCAACAACCTTGTTTCTTACTGACCGACCGTTGGTTCCGCCTGCGTCTTCACGCCAATAGAAGGTCCTGAAACCACCATCTCCACGCGGCGATTCTGCGCGCGACCCGAAGAGGTTCCATTGTCCGCAACAGGATTTGACTTACCAAATCCAAGCGAGGACACATTCGTCGGGCTCACGCCATTGTTCACCAGGAACGCTTGCGTGGAATTCGCACGATCCTCACTCAACTTCAGGTTGTAGGCATCGCCACCAATCGCGTCGGTGTAACCCTCAATCTGCAGTTTCAGATCAGGATATTGCTGCAGAATCGCGGACACCTTCGCCAACGAAATCTGCGCATTCTGCTTCAACGAGCTCTTGCCCGTGTCGAACAATACGTCACCCAGAGTTACAACCAGGCCACGCGCCGTTTCCTGCGTTGCCAGCACTGCGTTCAACTGTGCCCGCAGCTTTTCACGCATCGCCACCACGTCCTGCCGAGCAGCATCAGCTTGTGCCTTTGCTGCTGCAGCGGCTGCATCAGCATTGGCTGCATTGGCTTCAGCACGAGCGCGTTCCGCGGCTGCGCGGTCTGCCGATGCACGCGCACGTTCTGCGTCCAGCGCCTGTTGCTGCGCTGCCAGTTGTGCTGCAGCAGCCTGTGCCTGCGCATCCTTGCGCGCATTCACTTCAGCAATCTGACGTTCGGTTTCCTTCTTACGCAATGTTGAGATACGAGCATCTTCTGAACGCTGCACCGCCTCGCGAGCCATCGTGATTTCCATCTTTTCATCGCGATGCTTGTTCATATCCATGGCATCCGCGTTGTCCAGATTCGTCTTTACCTGCGCCATGATGTCTGACGCATACTTATCCGCTCCAGCCAGCATGGCAATTTGATAAGCGTTATGTGCTTCGTACAGTTCCAGCGGGCTGTGCTCATCACGCGTAATCGGACGGAACACAGTCTTCGCGCCATCCGTCTGCGCATACAGACCCTTTGGCAGCAACGTGTAGTGGGCATCCACGTGTTCAATCACACCGTTGGTCTTGCCTTCGATCACGTGGTTCTCCATCACAACCACATCGCTCGGAACCTTTACAGCAAAGTAAGGTTCAGCGGTGATGATCAAACCAAACGATTGCAGCGGAACAGTAACATTCATCTTCACGCGCTGGCTGCCACCGGCGGGAAGTACTTCACCTAAGTTAGTCGGAGCACCATCAGGAGTAATTGCCCACAAAACATAGGTCAGGTATTCGGGGCCAAAACCATTGGCTGGCGGCAGATGGTCTACGTCCAGATCGACGGTGATGCGACCCTTGTCGCTGTTCACCTTCGCATCGCCCTTGGCGCCTGCCAACAGGGCCGTACCATTCATGTCCAGTTTGGTATCGCCGCTGCGGTGCTTGTAATTCACCGCGTCCAGATTGCGCTTCACCACGTTCACGCGATACAGCGGCTGTCCATTCAACTCGCCCACAGGACGTCCGCCATTTTGAATACCCGTGCGCGCTGTCTGCGGGTCCGCCGTGGGATTCAACTCTTGTGCGTGTGCGAACACGCCGCACGCCAGAACACTGGAAAGAATAGCAACTGCGCCAACCCGCACCGATTTATATCCGTCGCGTTTCATGATTCTCCTCTGAGAGCGGTGTAGCCGTCGCGTGTAGTCAACAACAGGCATTCGTTCCGCTTCTTGGCATGGAAAGATGCAGAGGATAAGTTCTAAGTGGCCCGAAAAATGCGGAAAAGTATAAGTCGCACGCGACGATAATTTCTAAGTCATGGTTGCCCATGACTTAGAAAGTCGTTATCTGGCGCTGGTATTTTGATCGTTCGAAAATTTATTCACTCTTACCGGGGCGGGTCATCAGGATGCGAATCGCTTCCTGCGGCGAACGGCCTTCATGCAGGATGGCATGCATCTCGCGAGTGATGGGCATCTCGATACCCAGACGCGCAGCCAGGCCCAGTGTCGCACCTGTGCAACGCACGCCTTCTGCAACCTTGCCGTTCAATCCCGCAATGATCTCGGGCAGTTTCTTGCCCTTGCCAAGCTCCACACCCACGGTGCGATTTCTGGAAAGCGAACCCGTGCAGGTCAGAACAAGATCGCCGTAGCCTGCAAGGCCCGCCATGGTTTCTGGCTTCGCTCCGGATGCAACGGCGAGTCGCGTCATCTCTGCCA contains the following coding sequences:
- a CDS encoding TonB-dependent receptor, encoding MRLFSNERFLPARARGLSAPAMALACVLLPGVAMAQGANASLSGIVHDQSGAVVPGAHVTLTDANRGTVRTVDSNSTGVYVIPQIAPGDYVVQITSAGFAPTEQKLTLTVGQHAALDAALRVEASASVQVQAAPETEIEREDASLSTVTGPRAIRELPLNGRDVTQLAYLSPGVVMSRRLNPDSQGLGKQISISGRRTNQVAFLLDGTDVNDAYNNTPGGASGTILGVDSVGQFRVLVSGYGAEFGRTGGGVIDEITRSGTSQLHGSAFEFARNSAMDAKNYFDSASLPIPAFSRNQFGGSLGGPISKRDFYFGNYEGLRQSLGVTTSALVPNATARATAVASVQPFLTIIPSPNSTLFNDGTGYFKTTNTNKTTEDFFVLRYDHQHSERTSWFARYQFDNANAYTPDSLQISQAHNRSRTQYLTAQTTHSFNDHLVNEARVAYNRSYYTLEYTLIKDIPDSLSFVPGRPFGSISVTGLAMIGPMRFGPNVNQLNLFQGADDLTWTIGRHTLSFGVDEQQIIFPQEAAQSQNGFYQFTSVANFMAGTASSVEVALPNSNPQRNWRQHMDAAYISDTWRANDALTLTGGIRYEHTSVPQEENGLQATVRDVLHDTADTIGPMYTDPSKLNFAPRVGFAYVPGEKNTSIRGAFGVYFDPLWTDFYLNAGSRQPPFFTVGTVSPPTFPHANITASNLKLGRIDVVQYNPAAPYVMQWNLSMQQQLHRGISFTLAYDANRGVHDQRIVDENQSLPTYVNGRKFFPVGTPVRNPNFTAIRYKETNGLSSYNALQAVLAWQWRDILQLRSTYIWGKSLDTSSLVTAQGSENDVPQDPDSLAAEKGLSNYDLRNYSSTFLTANLPRFFRGPRAIAEGWQFNAIGILASGAPFSALISYDSAGANFGTGPSPLRPDLVPGRSSNPVKGGPVQYFDPSAFAIAPTNYGLKPSGSYGNLGRNTLIGPGLVSFDAALAKNFSFGTRARLQLRAEVFNLPNRPNFGIPSQRNVFTSTPTSAATNMSTCLNATPTTTRIIGAPCEIPMASAGTITTTLTPSRQIQLGARFDF
- a CDS encoding SDR family NAD(P)-dependent oxidoreductase, with amino-acid sequence MGISIRDRIAFVTGASAGIGKSTALALAKEGAKLLLCSRSTDALDAMRDELLQAGASTVHTFALDVRDRAAVADAIANLPEEWRAVDILVNNAGLARGMDKFYLDDIDNWEEMIDTNTKGLLYVTRAILPGMVARNRGHVVNLGSTAGWTAYAGGSVYCATKAAEKILSEGIRIDLMGTAVRVTSVDPGMVETRFSEVRFGGDKERAAKVYANTTPLSPDDVADAIVWAVTRPAHVNVSSLLLTSIDQANAVTIHRRNP
- a CDS encoding OmpA family protein — its product is MKRDGYKSVRVGAVAILSSVLACGVFAHAQELNPTADPQTARTGIQNGGRPVGELNGQPLYRVNVVKRNLDAVNYKHRSGDTKLDMNGTALLAGAKGDAKVNSDKGRITVDLDVDHLPPANGFGPEYLTYVLWAITPDGAPTNLGEVLPAGGSQRVKMNVTVPLQSFGLIITAEPYFAVKVPSDVVVMENHVIEGKTNGVIEHVDAHYTLLPKGLYAQTDGAKTVFRPITRDEHSPLELYEAHNAYQIAMLAGADKYASDIMAQVKTNLDNADAMDMNKHRDEKMEITMAREAVQRSEDARISTLRKKETERQIAEVNARKDAQAQAAAAQLAAQQQALDAERARASADRAAAERARAEANAANADAAAAAAKAQADAARQDVVAMREKLRAQLNAVLATQETARGLVVTLGDVLFDTGKSSLKQNAQISLAKVSAILQQYPDLKLQIEGYTDAIGGDAYNLKLSEDRANSTQAFLVNNGVSPTNVSSLGFGKSNPVADNGTSSGRAQNRRVEMVVSGPSIGVKTQAEPTVGQ